A part of Notolabrus celidotus isolate fNotCel1 chromosome 21, fNotCel1.pri, whole genome shotgun sequence genomic DNA contains:
- the selenoo2 gene encoding selenoprotein O2 → MEPSRCSSSALGRLRFNNTVLKTLPVDDSEEPGSRTVPAACFSRVRTLKPLVSPTFVALSPAALALLGLSIQDVWSNPLSPEYLSGSRLLPGSEPAAHCYSGHQFGLFAGQLGDGAVMYLGEVESETHGRWEIQVKGAGVTPYSRDGDGRKVLRSSIREFLCSEAMAALGISSTRAASLVTSDLYITRDPLNNGRRVSERCSVVLRLAPSFIRFGSFEIFQGRDDFSGLQGPSAGRHDIRAQLLDYVIENFYPCIQRTHTNRKDRNTLFFKEIMMRTAKLVAQWQSVGFCHGVLNTDNMSILGLTLDYGPFGFMDRFDPDFVCNASDKRGRYSYQAQPSACHWNLARLAEALGSELNTAEAKATLDEFMPTYKAFYLGIMRKKLGLVRKEEEADSELISDLLGLMHNTGADFTNTFRLLSRVPWPEESDSGQAAVGPVVDLFLEQCASIEELKVANKPTMENGELAMILSMAQTNPVMFGIVADSPGVSEQLIRMGRLKELLSTDQDELKDKQRDDWIRWISRYRRRLSRECDGTGDLCLIKKERISVMNSTNPRVVLRNYIAQNAILAAEKEDFSEVNRILKVLQKPYSESDALTQTLDVNKPATHYDMKPPAWAKTICITUST, encoded by the exons ATGGAGCCGTCTCGGTGTAGTTCCTCAGCTCTGGGCCGCTTACGCTTCAACAACACCGTTCTGAAGACGCTCCCAGTGGATGACTCAGAGGAGCCCGGGTCCCGGACGGTCCCTGCCGCATGTTTCTCCCGAGTCCGTACTCTGAAGCCCCTGGTTAGTCCGACCTTTGTAGCCCTGTCCCCGGCGGCGCTGGCTCTGCTCGGCCTGAGTATTCAGGATGTGTGGAGTAATCCCCTGAGCCCGGAGTATTTGAGCGGCTCCAGGCTGCTGCCGGGCTCCGAGCCGGCAGCACACTGTTACAGCGGACACCAGTTTGGCCTGTTTGCGGGGCAGCTGGGGGATGGAGCGGTGATGTACCTGGGTGAGGTGGAGTCGGAGACGCATGGTCGATGGGAGATTCAAGTGAAAGGTGCAGGAGTCACACCTTATTCAAG AGATGGTGACGGCAGGAAGGTGCTTCGCTCCAGCATCAGGGAGTTCCTGTGCAGCGAGGCCATGGCTGCTCTGGGGATATCCAGCACCCGTGCAGCCTCCctggtgacctctgacctctacaTCACCAGAGATCCACTGAACAATGGTAGGCGAGTTTCTGAGCGCTGCTCAGTCGTACTGCGTCTCGCCCCGTCCTTCATCAG ATTTGGATCTTTTGAGATCTTTCAAGGCCGAGATGATTTTTCAGGCCTGCAGGGTCCCAGTGCAGGGCGGCATGACATCCGCGCTCAGCTGCTGGATTATGTGATCGAAAATTTTTATCCCTGCATCCAGCGgactcacacaaacagaaaggacAGAAATACGTTGTTTTTCAAAGAG ATCATGATGCGAACGGCAAAGCTAGTGGCCCAGTGGCAAAGCGTTGGTTTCTGCCATGGTGTCCTCAACACAGACAACATGAGCATCCTGGGTCTTACACTGGATTACGGTCCCTTTGGTTTCATGGACAG GTTTGATCCTGATTTCGTTTGCAACGCCTCGGACAAAAGAGGTCGTTACTCATACCAAGCCCAGCCGTCAGCATGCCACTGGAACCTGGCTCGCCTGGCAGAGGCTTTGGGCTCTGAGCTGAATACCGCTGAAGCAAAGGCCACCCTGGATGAATTCATGCCCACATACAAAGCCTTCTACCTGGGTATCATGAGGAAAAAGCTGGGACTTgtgaggaaagaagaggaagctgACAGCGAGCTCATATCAGACCTTCTGGGACTCATGCACAACACTG GTGCAGATTTCACAAACACTTTCCGCCTGTTGAGCCGTGTCCCCTGGCCTGAAGAGAGCGACAGTGGGCAGGCCGCTGTGGGGCCAGTCGTGGACCTCTTCTTAGAGCAGTGTGCTTCTATTGAGGAGCTAAAGGTGGCTAATAAGCCAACAATGGAGAACGG TGAATTGGCGATGATTCTGTCAATGGCACAAACAAACCCTGTCATGTTTGGGATAGTAGCGGACAGTCCAGGTGTGTCCGAGCAACTTATCAGGATGGGACGGCTTAAGGAGCTTCTCAGCACGGATCAAGACGAGCTGAAGGACAAGCAGCGAGATGACTGGATTCGCTGGATTAGCCGATACAG GAGGCGTTTATCCAGGGAGTGTGACGGCACAGGGGACTTGTGTCTCATCAAAAAGGAGAGGATCAGTGTGATGAACAGCACCAACCCCCGTGTCGTCCTGCGGAACTACATTGCCCAGAATGCAattctggctgcagaaaaagaaGACTTCTCTGAG GTCAACAGGATCCTCAAAGTTCTGCAGAAACCGTATTCTGAATCTGACGCTCTGACACAGACTTTGGATGTCAATAAACCGGCTACCCACTATGACATGAAACCACCTGCCTGGGCCAAAACAATTTGTATCACCTGATCCACATAG